The Ruminococcus bovis genome includes a region encoding these proteins:
- a CDS encoding glutamate synthase subunit beta produces MGKPTGFLEFERKSNVGTSPLERIKNYKEFHTPLPESERRQQASRCMDCGVPFCQNGKPIMGMVSGCPLNNLVPEWNDLLYTNEYEAAAHRLLMTNNFPEFTSRVCPALCEAACTCGLNGNPVSVKENENFIIEFAYNSGLMQPNPPKVRTDKNIAIIGSGPSGLACADQLNKRGHNVTVFEKDDRIGGLLMYGIPNMKLEKQFIDRRVNLMKEEGVKFETNANIGEDVKASKLLNKFDAIVLCCGAGNPRDIKAEGRDANGIYFAVDFLKATTKSLLDSNLQDGNYVSAKDKNVVIIGGGDTGNDCVGTSIRQGCKSVVQLEMMPKLPDSRAENNPWPEWPRVCKTDYGQEEAIAVFGHDPRIYQTTVKEFVKDENGNLKGVKTVMVQFVTDKETGRRVMQEVEGSEKYLDAELVLIAAGFLGPKKYIADAFGVETNQRSNVATEQGKYSTNVEKVFTAGDMHRGQSLVVWAIREGRDAAAEVDEYLMGYTALK; encoded by the coding sequence ATGGGTAAGCCAACTGGTTTTTTAGAATTTGAAAGAAAAAGCAATGTAGGCACATCGCCTCTTGAAAGAATTAAGAATTATAAAGAGTTCCACACACCATTGCCTGAAAGCGAAAGAAGACAACAGGCATCAAGATGTATGGATTGTGGTGTTCCTTTCTGTCAAAACGGTAAGCCTATTATGGGTATGGTATCAGGTTGTCCTTTGAACAACCTTGTACCTGAATGGAACGATTTATTATACACTAACGAATATGAGGCAGCAGCACATAGACTGCTTATGACAAATAACTTCCCTGAATTTACTTCAAGAGTTTGTCCTGCTCTATGTGAAGCAGCTTGTACTTGTGGACTTAACGGTAATCCTGTTTCTGTTAAGGAAAATGAAAACTTTATCATTGAGTTTGCTTATAACTCAGGTCTTATGCAGCCTAACCCTCCAAAGGTTAGAACCGATAAGAATATTGCAATTATCGGTTCAGGTCCATCCGGTTTAGCTTGTGCCGACCAACTTAACAAGAGAGGCCACAATGTTACTGTATTTGAAAAGGATGACCGTATCGGTGGACTACTAATGTATGGTATCCCAAATATGAAACTTGAAAAGCAGTTCATTGACAGAAGAGTAAACTTAATGAAAGAAGAAGGCGTTAAGTTTGAAACAAATGCTAATATTGGTGAAGATGTAAAGGCTAGTAAGCTACTTAATAAGTTTGATGCAATAGTACTTTGTTGTGGTGCAGGTAATCCAAGAGATATTAAAGCAGAGGGCAGAGATGCCAACGGCATTTACTTTGCAGTAGATTTCCTAAAAGCAACAACAAAGAGCCTTCTTGACTCTAACCTACAGGATGGTAACTATGTTTCTGCTAAAGACAAAAATGTAGTTATTATCGGTGGTGGTGATACAGGTAATGACTGTGTTGGTACATCAATCCGTCAAGGTTGTAAGTCAGTAGTTCAGCTTGAAATGATGCCAAAATTACCTGACTCAAGAGCAGAGAACAACCCATGGCCTGAATGGCCAAGAGTCTGCAAAACAGACTACGGTCAGGAAGAAGCTATTGCAGTATTCGGTCATGACCCAAGAATTTATCAGACAACTGTTAAAGAATTTGTCAAAGATGAAAACGGCAACCTAAAGGGTGTCAAGACAGTTATGGTTCAGTTCGTTACTGATAAGGAAACAGGCAGAAGAGTTATGCAAGAAGTAGAGGGTAGCGAAAAGTACCTAGATGCTGAACTTGTACTAATTGCAGCAGGTTTCTTAGGTCCAAAGAAGTATATTGCAGATGCTTTTGGTGTAGAAACTAACCAGAGAAGTAATGTTGCTACAGAGCAAGGTAAGTACTCTACAAATGTAGAAAAGGTATTTACTGCCGGTGATATGCACAGAGGTCAGTCACTTGTTGTATGGGCTATTCGTGAGGGTAGAGATGCAGCAGCTGAAGTTGATGAGTATTTAATGGGTTATACAGCCTTAAAATAA
- a CDS encoding cell wall hydrolase, with amino-acid sequence MALDTRELFARILKCEAESEGEDGMKAIATLIMNRATVPYGEFARINDGGNVRNILTQYRQFTCYHDYIGGAYNPQNVYNMTPDPIQYEIADWALAGGRLPTVGNSLFYFNPYSDTCPTYFPSKVGILYTRIGEHCFYAPTNAYADT; translated from the coding sequence ATGGCTTTAGACACTAGAGAACTATTTGCTCGTATATTAAAGTGTGAAGCAGAATCCGAAGGGGAAGATGGTATGAAAGCCATAGCAACCCTAATTATGAACAGAGCAACAGTTCCTTATGGAGAATTTGCAAGAATAAATGACGGTGGCAATGTTCGTAATATATTAACTCAATACCGACAATTCACCTGTTACCACGATTATATAGGTGGTGCTTATAATCCTCAGAATGTTTATAATATGACCCCAGACCCTATACAATATGAAATTGCAGATTGGGCTTTAGCCGGTGGAAGACTTCCAACAGTAGGTAACAGCCTTTTCTACTTTAACCCATATAGTGATACTTGTCCAACATATTTTCCCAGTAAGGTAGGCATATTATATACACGAATAGGGGAGCATTGCTTTTATGCACCAACTAACGCATATGCTGATACTTAA
- the hemW gene encoding radical SAM family heme chaperone HemW produces MKKIGLYIHIPFCKSKCPYCDFFSIKMNDEEMNRYVDKVIERFDKYCNDNIVLDTVYFGGGTPSTLGTERIAKILNAINNKFTVDENAEITMEMNPTSKELIDFTVLKECGLNRLSIGMQSAVENEMKLLGRTHSQEDVINTVNLAKKSGIDNISLDLIIGVPTQTKESLKYSVDFCKSLNVKHISAYILKIEEGTKFYTIKDSLNMPSDDEQAEIYMYVSEYLESIGYNQYEISNYSLEGFESKHNTKYWRCEEYIGIGPSAHSFYNGERFYYNRSFEEFYNDKTNFDCIGGTEEEFIMLNLRLKRGLIFKEYEEKYNKKFPEEIIKKAKILEKAGLVNVDKEKVSLNRKGYLVSNAIICELI; encoded by the coding sequence ATGAAGAAAATCGGATTATATATTCACATTCCTTTTTGCAAAAGTAAATGTCCTTACTGTGACTTTTTCAGCATTAAGATGAATGATGAAGAAATGAATAGGTATGTAGATAAAGTAATTGAAAGATTTGATAAGTACTGTAATGACAATATTGTGCTGGATACTGTTTATTTCGGTGGTGGTACACCCAGCACCTTGGGTACTGAAAGAATTGCTAAAATACTAAATGCAATTAATAATAAATTTACTGTTGATGAAAATGCTGAAATCACTATGGAAATGAACCCTACCAGCAAAGAATTAATCGACTTTACTGTACTTAAAGAATGTGGGTTAAACAGATTATCAATCGGTATGCAATCTGCTGTAGAAAATGAAATGAAGTTACTTGGAAGAACTCATAGTCAAGAAGATGTAATCAACACTGTTAATCTGGCTAAAAAGTCAGGTATTGATAATATTTCACTTGACCTTATTATCGGTGTACCTACTCAGACTAAAGAGTCACTAAAATATTCTGTGGATTTTTGTAAGTCACTTAATGTTAAGCATATTTCTGCTTATATTCTAAAGATTGAAGAAGGTACAAAGTTCTATACAATTAAGGACAGTTTAAATATGCCTAGTGATGATGAACAGGCTGAAATATATATGTATGTTAGCGAATACCTTGAAAGTATTGGATATAATCAATACGAAATTTCTAATTATTCTTTAGAGGGCTTTGAAAGTAAGCACAACACAAAATACTGGAGATGTGAAGAATATATTGGCATTGGTCCATCGGCTCATTCATTTTATAATGGTGAAAGATTTTACTACAACAGAAGTTTTGAAGAATTTTATAATGACAAAACTAATTTTGATTGTATTGGTGGTACTGAGGAAGAATTTATTATGCTAAATTTACGACTTAAAAGAGGTTTAATTTTTAAGGAATATGAAGAAAAGTATAATAAAAAATTTCCGGAAGAAATTATTAAGAAAGCTAAAATACTTGAAAAAGCAGGACTAGTGAATGTGGATAAAGAAAAGGTATCCCTAAATCGTAAGGGATACCTTGTATCTAATGCTATAATATGTGAGTTAATTTAG
- a CDS encoding peptide chain release factor 3 — MSDLFNEIDKRRTFAIISHPDAGKTTLTEKLLLYGGAINLAGSVKGKRTAKHAVSDWMEIEKQRGISVTSSVLQFKYKGYCINILDTPGHQDFSEDTYRTLMAADCAVMVIDGSKGVENQTIKLFKVCVMRHIPIITFINKMDRDSKSPYDLLEDIENVLGINTCPINWPIGSGKEFKGVYERNTKKVIAFTANNGQKEVEKEEFTLDDPELDSHLAYGQKETLLEDVELLDGAGDEFDIDAVRKGELTPVFFGSALTNFGVEPFLEEFLNLTTPPLARESDDGIIEPKSDEFSAFVFKIQANMNKNHRDRIAFMRICSGKFEKNMEVFHMQGNKKIKLSQPQQIMAQEREIVDEAYAGDIIGVFDPGIFSIGDTVCSPSHKFKFKGIPTFAPEHFCLVRQKDTMKRKQFIKGTNQIAQEGAIQIFQELDAGMEEVIVGVVGVLQFDVLKYRLNNEYNVEIIMENLPYQFIRWIKNDSEVDVKALDLASDTKRIQDLKGNHLLLFTSYWSIDWALEHNKGLELQEFGNV, encoded by the coding sequence ATGAGCGATTTATTTAACGAAATTGATAAAAGAAGAACCTTTGCAATCATTTCTCACCCTGACGCAGGTAAAACAACACTAACAGAGAAACTTTTGCTATACGGAGGAGCAATTAACCTTGCCGGTTCTGTAAAAGGTAAGAGAACAGCAAAACATGCTGTATCAGACTGGATGGAAATTGAAAAACAAAGAGGTATTTCTGTTACTTCTTCAGTTCTTCAGTTTAAATATAAAGGATATTGTATCAACATTTTGGATACACCCGGACACCAAGACTTCTCAGAAGATACTTATAGAACACTGATGGCTGCTGACTGTGCAGTAATGGTTATTGACGGTAGTAAGGGTGTAGAAAATCAGACAATCAAACTTTTCAAAGTTTGTGTTATGCGACATATTCCTATTATTACATTTATTAATAAAATGGATAGAGACTCTAAGAGTCCTTATGACCTACTTGAAGATATTGAAAATGTACTTGGTATCAACACTTGTCCTATTAACTGGCCTATAGGTTCAGGTAAAGAATTCAAGGGTGTTTATGAAAGAAACACTAAGAAAGTTATTGCCTTTACTGCTAATAATGGTCAAAAGGAAGTTGAAAAAGAAGAATTTACTCTTGATGACCCTGAACTTGATTCACACCTAGCATATGGTCAAAAAGAAACTCTACTTGAAGATGTAGAACTTCTTGATGGTGCAGGTGATGAATTTGATATTGATGCAGTTCGTAAAGGTGAACTTACACCTGTATTCTTTGGTTCAGCTTTAACTAACTTTGGTGTTGAACCATTTCTAGAAGAATTCTTGAACTTAACTACACCACCATTAGCTAGAGAATCTGATGACGGTATTATTGAACCTAAGAGTGATGAATTTTCAGCATTTGTATTTAAAATTCAAGCTAATATGAACAAGAACCATAGAGACAGAATTGCCTTTATGCGTATTTGTTCAGGTAAGTTTGAAAAGAATATGGAAGTATTCCATATGCAAGGCAACAAGAAAATCAAACTTTCTCAACCACAACAGATTATGGCTCAAGAAAGAGAAATTGTTGATGAAGCCTATGCCGGTGATATTATCGGTGTATTTGATCCGGGTATTTTCTCAATCGGTGATACTGTTTGTTCACCATCACATAAGTTTAAATTTAAGGGTATTCCTACCTTTGCACCTGAACATTTCTGTTTAGTTAGACAGAAAGACACAATGAAGAGAAAGCAGTTCATTAAGGGTACAAACCAGATTGCACAGGAAGGTGCAATTCAGATTTTCCAGGAACTTGATGCCGGTATGGAAGAAGTAATTGTTGGTGTTGTTGGTGTACTTCAGTTTGATGTTCTAAAGTACAGACTAAACAATGAATACAATGTAGAAATTATTATGGAGAACCTACCTTATCAGTTTATCCGTTGGATTAAGAATGACAGTGAAGTTGATGTTAAGGCTCTTGACTTAGCATCAGATACTAAGAGAATTCAAGATTTAAAAGGTAATCACTTACTTCTATTTACATCTTATTGGTCAATTGATTG